In the genome of Streptomyces sp. NBC_00190, one region contains:
- a CDS encoding VOC family protein, with translation MSITSVTLRRRVDDLEAAVPFYEKLTGETANRFQFAGLELAAVGPFLLFSGPEEAAVRFAGVAATLSVPDLNQAISGAVAAGAALIAPPQPTPNGHRAVLRHPDGGVYEYVSG, from the coding sequence ATGTCGATCACTTCAGTGACCTTGCGCCGACGCGTGGATGACCTCGAAGCGGCTGTGCCCTTCTACGAGAAGCTGACGGGAGAAACCGCCAACAGGTTTCAATTCGCGGGCCTGGAACTGGCCGCTGTCGGCCCCTTCCTGCTTTTCAGCGGGCCGGAAGAGGCAGCAGTGCGGTTCGCAGGAGTGGCTGCGACGCTGTCGGTGCCGGACCTTAACCAGGCCATATCCGGGGCCGTGGCAGCCGGGGCCGCCCTGATCGCTCCTCCGCAGCCCACCCCGAACGGACACCGTGCCGTGCTGCGTCATCCGGACGGCGGCGTCTACGAGTACGTCAGCGGCTGA
- a CDS encoding metallophosphoesterase family protein, with product MLSHVAILSDIHGVLPALEAVLDEPEVRAADRIVLTGDIAAGPQPTQVLDLLAGLGDRVIWISGNADRELLEYRRGQRDAIPDPIAPWAAEQLRGDHLDLLARLPKSLTLTLRGMGKVLFCHATPRDDEEVVLVDSRLDRWQEVFGALDADVRTVVLGHTHMPFVRLAHGRLVINPGSVGMPYGRTGAHWALLGPGVELRTTNFDIEAAITQVTQDSSYPEITEWADYFLRAQATDAAALAAFGPQDGRRIDP from the coding sequence ATGCTGAGCCACGTAGCCATCCTCTCTGACATCCACGGAGTCCTGCCCGCTCTCGAAGCAGTGCTCGACGAGCCAGAAGTACGCGCCGCGGACCGCATCGTGCTCACCGGCGACATCGCAGCCGGCCCACAGCCGACCCAGGTCCTGGACTTGCTGGCCGGGCTCGGAGACCGCGTCATCTGGATCAGCGGCAACGCCGATCGCGAACTGCTCGAATACCGCCGCGGCCAACGTGACGCCATCCCAGACCCCATCGCGCCCTGGGCCGCAGAGCAGCTACGCGGGGACCACCTCGACCTGCTCGCCCGCTTGCCGAAATCACTCACCCTGACCCTGCGGGGCATGGGGAAGGTCTTGTTCTGCCACGCCACCCCTCGGGACGACGAGGAAGTCGTCCTCGTCGACTCCCGCCTCGACCGCTGGCAGGAAGTGTTCGGCGCCCTCGACGCCGACGTCCGTACCGTCGTCCTCGGGCACACCCACATGCCTTTCGTCCGCCTCGCCCATGGCCGGCTCGTCATCAACCCCGGCAGCGTGGGTATGCCCTACGGGCGGACCGGAGCCCACTGGGCACTCCTGGGTCCGGGCGTCGAACTACGCACCACGAACTTCGACATCGAGGCCGCCATCACCCAAGTCACCCAGGACTCGTCGTACCCGGAAATCACCGAGTGGGCCGACTATTTCCTTCGAGCCCAGGCAACCGATGCGGCCGCCCTCGCGGCCTTCGGCCCTCAGGACGGACGCCGTATCGACCCGTGA
- a CDS encoding helix-turn-helix domain-containing protein produces MTAAGLYISERHLNTLFTDGTGLSPKQFARIGRVRTVLAADAGRWSEIAATAGYYDQSHMTAEFRHFMGVPSAVFTAGQRPAATACTA; encoded by the coding sequence TTGACCGCAGCCGGGTTGTACATCAGCGAGCGCCACCTGAACACCCTGTTTACCGACGGCACCGGCTTGTCCCCCAAACAATTCGCACGCATCGGCCGCGTTCGCACCGTCCTGGCGGCTGATGCCGGCCGGTGGTCGGAGATCGCCGCGACGGCGGGTTACTACGATCAGTCCCACATGACGGCCGAGTTCCGCCACTTCATGGGTGTCCCGTCGGCTGTGTTCACCGCAGGCCAGCGTCCCGCCGCGACTGCGTGCACTGCCTGA
- a CDS encoding NAD(P)/FAD-dependent oxidoreductase: MTKPESAGYDYDVVISGAGLAGSAAAILLARRGVRVALLERRSDPAAYKVLCTHSLTANAYPVLDELGLIPALEEAGAVRNEARWYTRWGWIEPRAAPEGPELPYGYNVRRSTLDPLIRSHAAETPGVDLLLGHHVTGLVRDAGRTLGVRASTPRGEREIRARLVVGADGKDSAVAKFAGVSARLYENARFGYLAHYRNLPLHGGIGHTWFLEPDMAYAFPNDDGVTVLAVLPDKKRLPAFREDLEGSFLEFVRALPEAPPIDAAERITKITGTVNYPLHSRKPTAPGVALIGDAALTGDPLWGVGCGWALQSAQWLAEAVASAATGRGDLNRSLVMYARGHRRRLRCHQYLAADFAKARPFNPMERLMFSAAARDASVARHMHLFGSRLIGPLRFLNPVALAKASAVNVKHRRATAPAAHRPHTGS; this comes from the coding sequence ATGACCAAGCCTGAGAGCGCGGGATACGACTACGACGTCGTCATCAGCGGGGCCGGCCTCGCCGGCAGCGCCGCGGCGATCCTGCTCGCTCGACGAGGTGTCCGCGTCGCACTGCTGGAACGCCGCTCGGACCCCGCAGCGTACAAGGTGCTGTGCACCCACTCCCTCACGGCCAACGCCTACCCGGTGCTGGACGAACTCGGCCTCATCCCGGCTCTCGAGGAGGCGGGAGCCGTCCGCAACGAGGCCCGCTGGTACACCCGCTGGGGATGGATCGAGCCGAGGGCCGCGCCGGAGGGCCCCGAGCTGCCGTACGGGTACAACGTTCGGCGCAGCACCCTCGACCCGTTGATCAGGTCCCATGCGGCGGAAACCCCTGGCGTCGATCTGCTCCTCGGTCACCATGTGACCGGGCTGGTCCGGGATGCCGGGCGAACCCTGGGGGTGCGTGCGTCGACACCACGGGGCGAGCGCGAGATCCGGGCCCGCCTGGTGGTCGGCGCCGATGGCAAGGACTCGGCCGTGGCGAAGTTCGCCGGGGTGTCTGCCCGGCTGTACGAGAACGCGCGGTTCGGCTACCTCGCGCACTACCGCAATCTTCCCCTGCACGGCGGGATCGGTCACACATGGTTCCTCGAGCCCGACATGGCGTACGCGTTTCCGAACGACGACGGGGTGACGGTCCTCGCGGTGCTCCCGGACAAGAAACGGCTGCCTGCCTTCCGGGAAGACCTGGAGGGCAGCTTCCTCGAATTCGTCCGCGCCCTGCCCGAGGCGCCGCCCATCGATGCTGCCGAGCGCATCACGAAGATCACCGGCACTGTCAACTACCCGCTCCACAGCCGCAAGCCGACCGCACCGGGCGTCGCGCTCATCGGCGACGCAGCCCTGACCGGCGATCCCCTGTGGGGAGTGGGATGCGGGTGGGCTCTGCAGTCAGCGCAATGGTTGGCGGAGGCGGTCGCTTCGGCCGCGACCGGTCGGGGCGACCTCAACAGGTCGCTCGTGATGTACGCACGCGGACACCGGCGCCGGCTGCGCTGTCACCAGTACCTGGCCGCCGACTTCGCCAAGGCCCGTCCGTTCAATCCCATGGAGCGGCTGATGTTTTCGGCGGCAGCGCGCGATGCATCGGTGGCGCGGCACATGCATCTGTTCGGATCCCGCCTGATCGGTCCGCTGCGCTTCTTGAACCCCGTGGCGCTGGCCAAGGCCTCGGCCGTCAACGTCAAGCACCGCCGGGCGACTGCGCCAGCCGCGCACCGCCCACACACCGGATCATGA
- a CDS encoding lytic polysaccharide monooxygenase auxiliary activity family 9 protein yields MSSSANVQAPSGLLADIKHRTDGSHRMFGIHLRWQIGGNRPDHGTWPPPEDWNDGNAPYPHVYEVWINGAARQTVILYWPAWDWSPSNSHWVDLGEEPDAEYRVKIRAKVDGSFTAFTNEVTVTPDSAVPWSTAPQKTEGARSGVDASPRHGTVDHPRSRAAAVIRDEDPSPICAKARAENTSTTWQEVVPGKDRMLADYPWNHALHYLEYRKFFQGSTVASTGNPAFAGLDLAPRADLGDWPTTRLDAGAERHTFSYDYMAYHTNETWSHRWFITREGWNPSGGLSWENLEPIPFLVEVQGAPREEDSTHWEFATLPSRSGRAAIVDVWGGHGGPDTTDGGNGGKTGEFFLSVCDVEFH; encoded by the coding sequence ATGAGCAGCAGCGCCAACGTCCAGGCACCCTCAGGGCTCCTGGCCGACATCAAGCACCGAACCGACGGCAGCCACCGGATGTTCGGCATCCACCTGCGGTGGCAGATCGGCGGCAACCGGCCCGACCACGGGACCTGGCCCCCGCCGGAGGACTGGAACGACGGCAACGCCCCGTACCCGCACGTCTACGAGGTGTGGATCAACGGTGCGGCACGGCAGACGGTCATCCTCTACTGGCCGGCCTGGGACTGGTCCCCGTCCAACTCCCACTGGGTGGACCTGGGCGAGGAACCCGACGCCGAATACCGGGTGAAGATCCGGGCCAAGGTCGACGGCTCGTTCACCGCGTTCACCAACGAGGTCACCGTGACCCCGGACTCCGCGGTGCCCTGGTCCACCGCCCCCCAGAAGACCGAGGGTGCGCGGTCCGGCGTCGACGCCTCTCCCCGCCACGGCACGGTGGACCACCCGCGCAGCCGGGCCGCAGCCGTGATCAGGGACGAAGACCCGTCCCCGATCTGCGCGAAGGCCCGGGCCGAGAACACCAGCACCACCTGGCAGGAGGTGGTGCCGGGGAAGGACCGGATGCTGGCCGACTACCCCTGGAACCACGCCCTGCACTACCTGGAGTACCGCAAGTTCTTCCAGGGCAGCACCGTGGCCTCCACCGGGAACCCGGCGTTCGCAGGTCTCGACCTGGCCCCCCGTGCGGACCTCGGCGACTGGCCCACGACCCGTCTGGACGCCGGCGCCGAAAGGCACACGTTCTCGTACGACTACATGGCCTATCACACGAACGAGACCTGGTCGCACCGCTGGTTCATCACCCGCGAAGGCTGGAACCCCAGCGGCGGACTCTCGTGGGAGAACCTGGAGCCCATTCCGTTCCTGGTGGAGGTCCAGGGGGCCCCGCGGGAGGAGGACTCCACCCATTGGGAGTTCGCCACCCTCCCGTCCCGAAGCGGGCGGGCCGCGATCGTGGACGTCTGGGGCGGTCATGGCGGCCCGGACACCACTGACGGCGGCAACGGGGGCAAGACCGGCGAGTTCTTCCTCTCCGTGTGCGACGTGGAATTCCACTGA
- a CDS encoding WapI family immunity protein translates to MLLSDHANSVELRPLRYQFAAARGNRYDDNWLVIGGTVTTAEGSWSFADPSLLTHEARQVAAWLRAVAAGTVSASQPDADGYLSPDTWFNEPVLAFSLADRSEAGPVIRLHLSLEAAPPWQQGADRADIYQYFVEVRVDAAALLHAADQWDLALASFPTR, encoded by the coding sequence ATGCTCTTGAGCGACCATGCAAACAGTGTCGAGCTCCGCCCGCTGCGCTATCAGTTCGCCGCGGCCCGGGGCAACCGTTATGACGACAACTGGCTGGTCATCGGTGGCACGGTGACGACTGCCGAGGGCAGTTGGTCCTTTGCCGATCCCTCTCTGTTGACCCACGAAGCCCGTCAGGTCGCCGCTTGGTTGCGCGCGGTGGCCGCAGGGACGGTGTCGGCGAGCCAACCCGATGCCGACGGCTACCTGTCCCCGGACACGTGGTTCAACGAGCCGGTCCTGGCCTTCAGCCTCGCCGACCGGAGCGAGGCCGGGCCGGTGATCCGTCTCCACCTCTCCCTGGAAGCGGCACCTCCGTGGCAGCAGGGTGCTGACCGGGCGGACATCTACCAGTACTTCGTGGAGGTACGGGTGGACGCAGCTGCACTGCTTCACGCAGCTGACCAGTGGGACCTGGCCCTGGCTTCCTTCCCAACCCGCTGA
- a CDS encoding SDR family NAD(P)-dependent oxidoreductase — MSSASQSRPWDVHRLPSAGGRIFLVTGGNAGIGYFAAEQLAATGAVVVLGSRNTAKADAAMASIRSRVSGARVRHLQLDLADLSSLKTAVDRLGLDHLDAVVYNAGVMLDDPPRRETEDGHELMFGTNHLGHFALTQWLAPLLSAASAGRIVTVGSFAARSERLDLGDLQSTRDYRPKQTYGRSKLAQMCFGFELDRRLRAVGSPVLSVVAHPGGALDSLTPSRPPLRTTTPGERLRALPAGLLVQGKDAGAWPVVRAVLDSEVQGGQLWGPRAFGLRGRPRREPVLSHMADPAVAAHLWAASGELVGTDPHLGFR; from the coding sequence TGGGACGTTCACCGGCTGCCGTCTGCCGGCGGCAGGATCTTCCTGGTCACCGGGGGCAACGCCGGGATCGGCTACTTCGCCGCCGAGCAACTCGCCGCCACTGGCGCCGTCGTCGTACTCGGCAGCCGGAACACCGCGAAGGCCGACGCCGCGATGGCCTCGATCCGCTCGCGCGTATCCGGCGCGCGTGTGCGACACCTTCAACTGGACCTCGCCGACCTGTCGTCCCTGAAGACCGCCGTGGACAGGCTGGGCCTCGATCATCTCGACGCGGTGGTCTACAACGCCGGGGTCATGCTCGACGACCCGCCGCGTCGAGAGACCGAGGACGGCCACGAGCTGATGTTCGGCACCAACCACCTCGGCCACTTCGCACTCACCCAGTGGCTGGCCCCGCTGCTGTCCGCGGCGTCGGCGGGCCGCATCGTGACCGTGGGAAGCTTCGCTGCGCGGTCCGAGCGACTGGACCTGGGCGATCTGCAGTCGACCCGGGACTACCGGCCCAAGCAGACCTACGGCCGATCGAAGCTGGCGCAGATGTGCTTCGGCTTCGAACTCGATCGCCGTCTGCGTGCCGTCGGCAGCCCGGTGCTCAGTGTGGTGGCCCACCCCGGCGGCGCACTGGATTCCCTCACCCCGTCCCGCCCGCCGCTACGCACGACAACCCCCGGCGAGCGGCTGCGAGCCTTGCCCGCCGGGCTCTTGGTGCAGGGCAAGGACGCCGGAGCATGGCCCGTCGTCCGTGCCGTCCTCGACTCGGAGGTACAGGGAGGGCAGTTGTGGGGGCCGAGGGCCTTCGGTCTGCGTGGCAGACCACGGCGTGAGCCCGTCCTCTCGCACATGGCCGACCCGGCCGTGGCCGCGCACCTGTGGGCCGCCAGCGGTGAGCTGGTCGGCACCGATCCGCACCTCGGCTTTCGGTAG